In Triticum urartu cultivar G1812 chromosome 6, Tu2.1, whole genome shotgun sequence, the following proteins share a genomic window:
- the LOC125514565 gene encoding calponin homology domain-containing protein DDB_G0272472, which translates to MELSSAFEERVRKMEDARNHCMTRLQAEKEILAAKTRLLAAKAAAARRLERRRLLLERRAADLASRALAARAGIDAANARRLAVARDISSTNGEIEEAQRKAEEWDRFYESKRKEMEEFRAMSQQFEAGARQEVQRLKASVSQLQAALQELQSGGLRSDDAGIGAAEARKADLMAKKAKLDETLAQARQFRALLRQQLQKAFASSQVRDQKGAQN; encoded by the coding sequence ATGGAGCTGTCGTCCGCTTTCGAGGAGCGCGTCCGGAAGATGGAGGACGCGCGCAACCACTGCATGACCCGTCTCCAAGCCGAGAAGGAGATCCTGGCCGCCAAGacccgcctcctcgccgccaaggccgccgccgcccgccgcctcgagcggcgccgcctcctcctcgagCGCCGCGCCGCGGACCTCGCCTCCcgcgccctcgccgcccgcgccggcATCGACGCCGCCAAcgcgcgccgcctcgccgtcgcccgcgacATCAGCTCGACCAACGGCGAGATCGAGGAGGCGCAGCGGAAGGCGGAGGAGTGGGACCGCTTCTACGAGTCCAAGAGGAAGGAGATGGAGGAGTTCCGGGCAATGTCGCAGCAGTTCGAGGCGGGAGCTCGTCAGGAAGTGCAGAGGCTCAAGGCCTCTGTGTCTCAACTGCAGGCGGCCCTGCAGGAGCTGCAGAGCGGCGGGTTGCGCTCGGACGACGCCGGGATCGGGGCTGCGGAAGCCAGGAAGGCCGACCTCATGGCCAAGAAGGCGAAGctggatgagaccctggctcaaGCCCGCCAGTTCAGAGCACTGCTTCGGCAGCAGCTCCAGAAAGCCTTCGCGTCGTCACAGGTTAGGGATCAAAAGGGGGCACAAAACTGA